From the Ilumatobacteraceae bacterium genome, the window GGACCTGGCCGACGTCGCCCGTGAGCGTCACGTCACCGCGCTGGTGATGCACGACGCCGACCGGTTGCGGCTGGCGGTCGGCGGTGACGCCTCGATCGTCGTCGAGACGCCCGACGGCGACCGGCGCTTCGACGGCAACGCCAGCTGGACGCTCGACACGGTCGACGACGCCCGCTTCGTCACGCTCACCGCCACCCGTGATCAGGGCGACGGCGCGATCTATCGAACCGACGGTGGCGTCGTGCCGGCCTCGCGGGTGTCGCGCCGGCTGGCCGCCGCCGCGATCGCACCGACCGATCCGTTCGAGCTGCTGTTCGGCCACACGGTCGCACGGTCGGTCGAGTCGGCCGCAGTTCGACCGTCGGTCGACGAACGCGAGCGACACACCGCACTCGCGGTGCTGGTGTTCTCCACCGGCCAACGGGTCGTCGTCGACCGCACGATCGTGATCGGTCGCAACCCGGGTCCGCTCGACGCGTCGGCGCACACGGCGCGACCCCGTCTGGTGAAGCTCCCGCAGGCGGGCGTGTCACGCCGCCATGCTGCGGTGCGTCTCGACCGTTGGACGGCGACCATCGAAGACCTCGGGTCGGCCAACGGCACGACGGTGACATCGCCCGGTCGGACCGCCGTCGACCTCCGGCCGGGTCACCCGTTCGAACTCGCCGTCGGCGCGGTCGTCGACCTGGGTGGCGACGTGTCGTTCGCCGTGGAGGAGGCCGCATGACACAGTTGCTCGAACGACACCGGACGCGGGGCCTCCGGCGGGGAGACGAGGAGACATCGATGAGCACGACGGGCGACCGGCGACCGGAAATCCACTTCTGCGGCGAGGTCGCCGTGGTCGGCCACGAACCGTTCACGATCGGGCGCGACGCCGACTTCGTGATCGACGACGACAACCGGTTCCTGCACCGCCAGTTCCTGGGCCTGTCCACAGCGCAGGGAGTGTGGCTCCTCGCCAACGTCGGCTCGCAGCTGACCGCCACCGTCTCCGACCCCGAAGGGCGGCTCGAGGCATTCGTGTCGCCTGGTGCGGTGCTTCCGCTCGTGTTCGACCGGACACTGGTCCGGTTCACCGCCGGTCCCACCTCGTACGAGTTCTCGATTGTGCTGTCCGAGCCGGCATTCGTCGCGAGCCAGATCGACGAGAACGACACCGGCGACACGACGGTCGGACGCACGGTGATGACCCCCGACCAGCTGCGGCTGATCCTGGCGCTGGCCGAACCGGCCCTGCTCGGGCAGGCGCGGGGTGGCACGGCGATGCCGTCGTCGGGCGAAGCGGCACAGCGACTCGGCTGGACCACGACGAAGTTCAACCGCAAGCTCGACAACGTCTGCCAGAAGCTGGCGGCGCAGGGTGTGCGGGGACTCCACGGGGAGCCCGGCCGGTTGGCGTCGAATCGCCGTGCCCGGCTGGTCGAGTACTCGCTCGCCGTCCGCCTGGTGACCCGCGACGACCTCGCGCTGATCTCGGCGGCATCCCTCGGTCTCGACGGTGTCGATGACGTCGATGAGGGTGACGACGGCATCGCCGGGGACTGACCCGACGTGCAGCTGAAGCTCCGTCTGCTGTCCGACGGGCGCGCCGACGACGTCGTCGTCGATGTGGCCCCGCACACGACCGTCGGAGCGTTGGCGGTCGCCCTCTTCCCCGAGGCGGTCCCGTCCGGCATGTCGGCGACCGAGCTCGGTCTCGTCGTCGACGTCGACCGTCCGGGTCGTCGCGTGGTGGCACCCGACGCGACGATCGACGGCTCGGGCATCCG encodes:
- a CDS encoding FHA domain-containing protein — translated: MTDTRFAPGPATAYVTSCVLALSRAPGIDDELMQRCSTATEWEDLADVARERHVTALVMHDADRLRLAVGGDASIVVETPDGDRRFDGNASWTLDTVDDARFVTLTATRDQGDGAIYRTDGGVVPASRVSRRLAAAAIAPTDPFELLFGHTVARSVESAAVRPSVDERERHTALAVLVFSTGQRVVVDRTIVIGRNPGPLDASAHTARPRLVKLPQAGVSRRHAAVRLDRWTATIEDLGSANGTTVTSPGRTAVDLRPGHPFELAVGAVVDLGGDVSFAVEEAA